The proteins below come from a single Parazoarcus communis genomic window:
- a CDS encoding cystathionine gamma-synthase family protein, with product MSGFKNAGTGAVWAGEEHLFAEGAICLPVYNSVTFGYDDMDEWHQVGMGKKKGHIYSRNTNPTVRPLEEKIRIMDGGEEATSFSTGMAAISNTLFALLAPGDRVVAIKDTYGGSNKIFIKFLPDLKVDVCMVDTSDFEAIEREVKKGCKVLYLETPTNPTLKIVDIERLAKVAHENGAIVVVDNTFATPINQRPISLGADIVVYSATKYLNGHSDVMGGLAVGKKELIDQIFHYREITGATLHPQSAYMILRGMKTLELRIARHNENAMKVATFLSQHPKVDQVYYPGLETHLNHAIAKKQMSGFGGMLSFSLKGGFENVVTLLENLKYAHKAASLGSVGTLVGPPRTTSHVELTEQERANAGIPESLIRYSAGIENGDDLVADLEQALAKI from the coding sequence ATGAGCGGATTCAAGAATGCAGGCACCGGCGCAGTATGGGCTGGCGAAGAACACCTTTTCGCCGAGGGCGCCATCTGCCTGCCGGTCTATAACTCGGTCACCTTCGGCTATGACGACATGGACGAATGGCACCAGGTCGGAATGGGCAAGAAGAAGGGCCACATCTACTCGCGTAACACCAACCCCACAGTGCGCCCGCTCGAAGAAAAGATCCGCATCATGGACGGCGGCGAGGAAGCCACCAGCTTCTCCACTGGCATGGCAGCGATCAGTAACACGCTGTTCGCGCTGCTCGCCCCGGGCGACCGCGTGGTGGCAATCAAGGATACCTACGGCGGCTCGAACAAGATCTTCATCAAGTTCCTGCCGGACCTGAAAGTTGATGTTTGCATGGTCGACACCAGCGACTTCGAGGCCATCGAGCGCGAGGTGAAGAAGGGCTGCAAGGTCCTTTACCTCGAGACCCCGACCAACCCGACGCTGAAGATCGTCGACATCGAGCGCCTGGCGAAAGTGGCACACGAGAACGGCGCCATCGTCGTGGTCGACAACACCTTCGCCACGCCGATCAACCAGCGCCCGATCAGCCTGGGCGCCGACATCGTCGTCTACAGCGCCACCAAGTACCTCAACGGTCACTCGGACGTCATGGGCGGACTGGCGGTGGGCAAGAAGGAACTGATCGACCAGATCTTTCATTATCGCGAGATCACCGGCGCCACCCTTCACCCGCAGTCGGCGTACATGATCCTGCGCGGAATGAAGACGCTGGAGCTGCGCATCGCGCGCCACAACGAAAACGCGATGAAGGTCGCCACCTTCCTGTCGCAGCACCCGAAGGTCGACCAGGTCTACTACCCCGGTCTGGAAACGCACCTGAACCACGCCATCGCCAAGAAGCAAATGAGCGGCTTTGGCGGCATGCTGAGCTTCTCCCTGAAGGGCGGCTTTGAGAACGTGGTGACCTTGCTGGAAAACCTCAAGTACGCGCACAAGGCCGCAAGCCTGGGTTCGGTCGGCACGCTCGTCGGCCCGCCGCGCACCACCAGCCACGTCGAGCTGACCGAGCAGGAACGCGCCAACGCCGGCATCCCCGAGAGCCTCATCCGCTACTCGGCCGGCATCGAGAACGGTGACGACCTTGTCGCCGACCTCGAGCAGGCGCTGGCGAAGATCTGA
- the doeB gene encoding N(2)-acetyl-L-2,4-diaminobutanoate deacetylase DoeB, whose protein sequence is MKPSPISTSVDFARDGVQHGFLKLPYSRDTAAWGAVMIPVTVIRNGDGPTALLTGGNHGDEYEGPVALTKLATTLSADDVRGRVIIVPYMNYPAFLAGTRTSPIDRGNLNRSFPGRPDGTITEKIADYVQRHLLPLADYVLDIHSGGKTLDFVPFAAIHVLEDKGQQERCEAAMQAFNAPYSMRLLELDSVGMFDTAAESAGKVFVSTELGGGGSATARSIAIADRGVRQFLIHAGICAGHIERKESTTLDMPDGDCYVTSVHDGLLEMCRDLGDHVERDEVIARVHDVNRTGEPPIEYRARRSGTLAARHFPGLIGRGDTLAVVADIVA, encoded by the coding sequence ATGAAACCCTCTCCGATCAGCACCTCCGTCGATTTCGCTCGCGACGGGGTGCAGCACGGCTTTCTGAAGCTGCCCTACTCGCGCGACACCGCCGCATGGGGCGCAGTGATGATTCCGGTCACGGTGATCCGCAATGGCGATGGCCCCACCGCGCTTCTGACCGGCGGCAACCACGGCGACGAGTACGAGGGCCCGGTCGCGCTGACCAAGCTCGCGACGACGCTCTCGGCCGACGATGTGCGTGGCCGCGTGATCATCGTGCCCTACATGAACTACCCCGCCTTTCTTGCCGGCACGCGTACGTCGCCAATCGACCGCGGCAACCTCAACCGCAGCTTTCCGGGCAGGCCGGACGGTACGATCACCGAGAAGATCGCCGACTACGTGCAGCGCCATCTGCTGCCCCTCGCCGACTACGTGCTGGACATCCACTCTGGCGGCAAGACACTGGATTTCGTGCCCTTCGCGGCCATCCACGTCCTTGAGGACAAGGGACAGCAGGAACGTTGCGAGGCCGCGATGCAGGCCTTCAACGCACCGTACTCGATGCGTCTGCTCGAACTCGACAGCGTTGGCATGTTCGACACCGCCGCGGAGTCGGCTGGCAAGGTCTTCGTCTCGACCGAACTCGGTGGCGGCGGCAGCGCGACTGCCCGGAGCATCGCGATCGCCGACCGCGGCGTGCGCCAGTTCCTGATCCACGCCGGCATCTGCGCAGGACACATCGAACGCAAAGAGAGCACGACCCTCGACATGCCCGACGGTGACTGCTACGTGACCAGCGTGCACGACGGCCTGCTCGAGATGTGCCGCGACCTCGGCGATCACGTCGAGCGCGACGAGGTGATCGCACGCGTTCATGACGTGAACCGTACCGGCGAGCCCCCCATCGAGTACCGCGCACGCCGCAGCGGCACGCTTGCGGCGCGCCACTTCCCCGGCCTCATCGGCCGCGGCGACACCCTTGCGGTGGTCGCCGACATTGTTGCTTGA
- the doeA gene encoding ectoine hydrolase DoeA (DoeA (degradation of ectoine A) is also called EutD (ectoine utilization D).) — MPENINLPFERTEYAARLARTRAAMDARGIDVLIVTDPTNMYWLTGYDGWSFYVHQCVIVGPEGDPVWYGRGMDGNGADRTVYMSAENIVRYPDHYVQSTERHPMDYLASELIAARGWAGKRIGVELDNYYFSAAAYLSLAKNLPQASLVDATALVNWQRAVKSPREIEYMRIAAKIVERMHQTIVDTIEPGMRKNELVARIYAAGIEGADGHGGDYPAIVPLLPTGADAAAPHLTWDDSPMRSGAGTFFEIAGCYRRYHCPQSRTVFLGRPPKHFIEAEKAVVEGIHAGLDAARPGNTCEHIANAFFKVLKSYGIEKNSRCGYPIGASYPPDWGERTMSLRPGDRTELEPGMTFHFMPGIWEDDWGLEITESILITDTGVETLCNTPRKLFVKE; from the coding sequence ATGCCCGAGAACATCAATCTGCCATTCGAGCGCACCGAATACGCCGCACGCCTCGCCAGAACCCGCGCTGCAATGGACGCGCGCGGCATCGACGTGCTGATCGTCACCGACCCGACCAACATGTACTGGCTCACCGGCTATGACGGCTGGTCCTTCTATGTACACCAGTGCGTGATCGTCGGTCCCGAGGGAGATCCGGTCTGGTACGGCCGCGGCATGGACGGCAACGGCGCCGACCGCACCGTGTATATGTCGGCAGAGAACATCGTGCGCTACCCCGACCACTACGTGCAGTCGACCGAGCGCCACCCGATGGACTACCTCGCCAGCGAGCTCATCGCCGCGCGCGGCTGGGCCGGCAAGCGCATCGGGGTCGAGCTCGACAACTACTACTTCTCCGCCGCCGCCTACCTGTCGCTGGCGAAGAACCTGCCGCAGGCCAGCCTTGTCGACGCCACCGCACTGGTGAACTGGCAGCGCGCCGTGAAATCGCCGCGCGAGATCGAATACATGCGCATCGCCGCGAAAATCGTCGAGCGCATGCACCAGACCATCGTCGACACCATCGAGCCCGGCATGCGCAAGAACGAGCTTGTCGCCCGCATCTACGCCGCCGGCATCGAAGGCGCTGACGGCCACGGCGGCGACTACCCGGCCATCGTGCCGCTGCTGCCCACCGGGGCCGACGCCGCCGCACCGCACCTGACCTGGGACGACAGCCCGATGCGCTCGGGTGCCGGCACCTTCTTCGAGATCGCCGGCTGCTACCGCCGCTACCACTGCCCGCAGTCGCGCACCGTCTTCCTCGGCCGCCCGCCCAAGCACTTCATCGAAGCCGAGAAAGCCGTGGTCGAAGGCATTCACGCCGGTCTCGACGCTGCGCGCCCCGGCAACACCTGCGAGCACATCGCCAACGCCTTCTTCAAGGTGCTCAAGAGCTACGGCATCGAGAAGAACAGCCGCTGCGGCTACCCGATCGGCGCGAGTTATCCGCCCGACTGGGGCGAGCGCACGATGAGTCTCAGACCCGGCGACCGTACCGAGCTTGAACCCGGCATGACCTTTCACTTCATGCCCGGCATCTGGGAGGACGACTGGGGGCTCGAGATCACCGAGAGCATCCTCATCACCGACACCGGCGTCGAAACCCTGTGCAACACGCCGCGCAAACTTTTCGTCAAGGAGTGA
- the doeA gene encoding ectoine hydrolase DoeA (DoeA (degradation of ectoine A) is also called EutD (ectoine utilization D).): MPEHINLPFERTEYASRLARTRAAMDARGIDVLIVTDPTNMNWLTGYDGWSFYVHQCVIVGPEGEPVWFGRGQDANGARRTAWIAEANIVGYPDHYVQSTERHPMDYLAAELITDRGWAGKRIGVELDNYYFSAAAYMSLVKHLPQATLIDATALVNWQRAVKSPREIEYMRIAAKIVERMHQTIVDTIEPGMRKNELVARIYAAGIEGADGHGGDYPAIVPLLPTGADAAAPHLTWDDSPMRSGAGTFFEIAGCYRRYHCPQSRTVFLGRPPKHFIEAEKAVIEGIHAGLDAARPGNTCEHIANAFFKVLKSYGIEKNSRCGYPIGASYPPDWGERTMSLRPGDRTELEPGMTFHFMPGIWEDDWGLEITESILITNTGVEALCNTPRKLFVKE; this comes from the coding sequence ATGCCCGAACACATCAACCTGCCTTTCGAACGCACCGAGTACGCCAGCCGTCTCGCCAGAACCCGCGCGGCAATGGACGCGCGCGGCATCGACGTACTGATCGTTACCGACCCGACCAACATGAACTGGCTGACGGGCTACGACGGCTGGTCCTTCTATGTGCACCAGTGCGTGATCGTCGGTCCCGAGGGCGAGCCGGTGTGGTTCGGTCGCGGGCAGGATGCAAACGGCGCGCGCCGTACCGCGTGGATCGCCGAAGCGAACATTGTCGGCTACCCCGACCACTACGTGCAGTCGACCGAGCGCCACCCGATGGACTACCTCGCCGCCGAGCTCATCACGGACCGCGGCTGGGCCGGCAAGCGCATCGGCGTCGAACTCGACAACTACTACTTCTCCGCCGCCGCCTACATGTCGCTGGTCAAGCACCTGCCGCAGGCCACCCTCATCGACGCCACCGCGCTGGTGAACTGGCAGCGCGCCGTGAAGTCGCCGCGCGAGATCGAATACATGCGCATCGCCGCAAAGATCGTCGAGCGCATGCACCAGACCATCGTCGACACCATCGAACCCGGCATGCGCAAGAACGAACTCGTCGCCCGCATCTACGCCGCCGGCATCGAGGGCGCCGACGGCCACGGCGGCGATTACCCGGCGATCGTGCCGCTGCTGCCCACCGGGGCCGACGCCGCCGCACCGCACCTGACCTGGGACGACAGCCCGATGCGCTCGGGTGCCGGCACCTTCTTCGAGATCGCCGGCTGCTACCGCCGCTACCACTGCCCGCAGTCGCGCACCGTCTTCCTCGGCCGCCCGCCCAAGCACTTCATCGAAGCCGAGAAAGCCGTGATCGAAGGCATTCACGCCGGTCTCGACGCTGCGCGCCCCGGCAACACCTGCGAGCACATCGCCAACGCCTTCTTCAAGGTGCTCAAGAGCTACGGCATCGAGAAGAACAGCCGCTGCGGCTACCCGATCGGCGCGAGTTATCCGCCCGACTGGGGCGAGCGCACGATGAGCCTCAGACCCGGCGACCGTACCGAGCTTGAACCCGGCATGACCTTTCACTTCATGCCCGGCATCTGGGAGGACGACTGGGGCCTCGAGATCACCGAAAGCATCCTCATCACCAACACCGGCGTCGAAGCCCTGTGCAACACGCCGCGAAAACTCTTCGTCAAGGAATAA
- a CDS encoding cyclodeaminase, with protein sequence MSKVILLSESDLRACVTLDAATVDCVENAFRLLATEKVVMPPILRLDIKEHNGEVDVKTAYLPGLDSFAIKMSPGFFDNPKLGLPSLNGMMVLLSARTGVPEALLLDNGYLTMVRTAAAGAVAARWLAREDARRAAVIGAGEQARLQLKALTLVRGITSATVWAPRAEAAQRFAEEMTHALGFPVSACENIDAALDGADVAITTTPSHAPLIEARHLHPGLHITAMGSDAEHKNEIAPAALTAARYVADRLAQVRVLGELHHAIEAGVVAADAHFPELGQIIAGQTPGRTQRDEVTICDLTGTGAQDTAIATLAFSRAVAGGYGTAFES encoded by the coding sequence ATGTCGAAAGTCATTCTGCTGAGCGAATCCGATCTGCGGGCCTGCGTCACTCTCGACGCGGCCACAGTCGATTGTGTCGAAAACGCGTTCCGCCTGCTCGCCACCGAGAAGGTCGTGATGCCGCCGATTCTGCGGCTCGACATCAAGGAGCATAACGGCGAAGTCGATGTAAAGACCGCTTACCTGCCCGGCCTCGACAGCTTCGCGATCAAGATGAGTCCGGGCTTCTTCGACAACCCGAAACTGGGTCTGCCGAGCCTGAACGGCATGATGGTGCTACTCAGCGCCCGCACCGGCGTGCCCGAAGCCCTGCTGCTCGACAACGGCTACCTCACGATGGTGCGAACGGCGGCCGCAGGTGCAGTCGCCGCACGCTGGCTCGCTCGCGAGGATGCACGCCGTGCCGCCGTGATCGGCGCCGGCGAGCAGGCGCGACTGCAGCTGAAGGCGCTGACCCTGGTACGCGGAATCACATCGGCCACGGTGTGGGCACCGCGCGCCGAGGCCGCACAGCGTTTCGCCGAAGAGATGACGCACGCGCTGGGCTTCCCGGTGAGCGCCTGCGAAAACATCGACGCAGCGCTCGACGGCGCCGACGTCGCGATCACGACGACGCCCAGCCATGCGCCGCTGATCGAGGCACGCCACCTGCACCCCGGTCTGCACATCACCGCGATGGGGTCGGATGCCGAACACAAGAACGAGATCGCCCCCGCCGCGCTGACCGCAGCACGCTATGTCGCTGACCGCCTCGCCCAGGTGCGCGTGCTCGGCGAGCTGCATCACGCCATCGAGGCCGGCGTCGTCGCCGCCGACGCGCACTTTCCCGAGCTTGGTCAGATCATCGCCGGGCAGACGCCGGGCCGCACACAGCGCGACGAAGTGACGATCTGCGACCTCACCGGCACCGGCGCCCAAGACACCGCCATTGCGACCCTCGCCTTCTCGCGGGCCGTCGCCGGCGGGTATGGCACCGCATTCGAATCCTGA
- a CDS encoding PLP-dependent aminotransferase family protein translates to MMEKWRKALDAVRGGESKYKILVQAIAADIDNGTLTEGTRLPPQREVGNKLGISVQTVTNAYKELEQTGVIRCEVGRGSFVAKRVTEKVASYMLDRAERSLIDFSMARLIYTEAHDNAWRDACAALAAQPDQPWMHACRPIAGFEHHRAAGVEWVAGLGIEASIETLLITNGASHAQFLALASLVSPGDTVLTDSITDHGVIGSAQVLGFTLKGLDADEYGIQPDHFEDMCANERITALVCTPNLNNPTGTLMSDSRRRAIARIAERYGVYVIEDDVFGPLLAQRPPPITSHLPELGFYLTSFTKSVLTGLRTGYLRMPRRLALRVESILRVNCWMATPLLAEVATRWIADGTATRLVALQREHLALRHRMVEEHLGEFTLSNHPAALSAWVGVPKHWQLDSLVEQLRHHLVAVTSPDPFLTLGTPRPNAIRICLGADDSDVRINGALATIADIFRQYPQVHHYL, encoded by the coding sequence ATGATGGAGAAATGGCGAAAGGCACTGGACGCAGTGCGCGGCGGGGAGTCGAAGTACAAGATCCTCGTCCAGGCGATCGCCGCGGACATCGATAACGGCACGCTTACCGAAGGCACCCGCCTGCCGCCGCAACGCGAAGTCGGCAATAAGCTCGGCATCAGCGTGCAGACCGTCACCAACGCCTACAAGGAGCTTGAGCAGACTGGCGTCATCCGCTGCGAGGTCGGGCGCGGCAGCTTCGTCGCCAAGCGCGTCACCGAAAAGGTGGCGAGCTACATGCTCGATCGGGCCGAACGTTCGTTGATCGACTTTTCCATGGCGCGCCTGATCTACACCGAAGCGCATGACAATGCCTGGCGTGACGCCTGTGCGGCCCTGGCAGCCCAGCCGGACCAACCGTGGATGCACGCCTGCCGCCCGATTGCAGGATTCGAGCACCACCGCGCAGCGGGTGTCGAGTGGGTTGCCGGCCTGGGGATCGAGGCTTCGATCGAGACACTGTTGATCACGAATGGCGCCTCACATGCGCAGTTCCTGGCGCTCGCCTCACTGGTGAGCCCCGGCGACACGGTCCTCACTGACAGCATCACCGACCACGGCGTGATTGGTTCGGCACAGGTGCTGGGCTTCACCCTCAAGGGGCTGGACGCCGACGAATACGGCATCCAGCCCGACCATTTCGAAGACATGTGCGCCAATGAGCGGATCACCGCACTGGTGTGTACGCCAAACCTGAACAACCCGACCGGCACCCTGATGTCGGACTCGCGTCGGCGAGCGATTGCCCGCATCGCAGAGCGTTACGGTGTGTACGTAATCGAGGACGACGTCTTCGGACCCTTGCTCGCCCAGCGTCCGCCCCCCATCACCAGTCATCTTCCCGAACTGGGTTTTTATCTGACGAGCTTCACGAAGTCGGTGCTGACAGGACTTCGCACCGGCTATCTCAGGATGCCACGGCGCCTGGCACTGCGCGTCGAGAGCATCCTGCGCGTCAATTGCTGGATGGCGACCCCCTTGCTTGCCGAGGTCGCAACACGCTGGATCGCGGATGGTACCGCCACCCGCCTGGTGGCGTTGCAGCGCGAGCACCTTGCGCTGCGCCACCGGATGGTCGAGGAGCATCTCGGCGAATTCACCCTGTCGAATCACCCCGCAGCATTGTCCGCCTGGGTGGGGGTTCCGAAGCACTGGCAACTCGACAGTCTGGTAGAACAGTTACGTCATCACCTTGTCGCGGTCACGTCGCCCGACCCCTTTCTGACCCTCGGCACACCCCGCCCGAACGCCATTCGCATCTGCCTTGGTGCGGACGACAGTGACGTCCGGATCAACGGCGCGCTGGCGACAATCGCAGACATTTTCCGCCAGTATCCTCAGGTGCACCACTACCTCTGA
- the eutB gene encoding hydroxyectoine utilization dehydratase EutB gives MTQDIRLIDLYRARHRIRSHVLHTPLVASESLSGRLGTPVHLKLECRQTTGSFKLRGATNALLALDDAARARGVIGVSTGNHGRALAYAAKQLGVRAVICMSRLVPSNKVEAIRALGAEVHITGASQDEAEQEVARLIGTEGLTLLPPFDHPHVIAGQGTAGLEILDDLPSVDTVLVPLSGGGLIAGVALAMKSASRDIRVIGVTMERGCAMHASLAAGRPVQVEELETLADSLGGGIGLDNRHTFRMAQELVDETVLVSEAEIAQAIRHAYREERLILEGSGSVGIAALLSGRVENPGTTVVLASGQNIDMALHRQLVCEQGNDGAT, from the coding sequence ATGACCCAGGACATCCGACTGATAGACCTCTACCGCGCCCGCCACCGCATCCGCAGCCATGTGCTGCACACCCCGCTCGTGGCCTCCGAAAGCCTGTCCGGCAGGCTTGGCACGCCGGTGCACCTGAAGCTCGAATGCCGCCAGACCACCGGCAGCTTCAAACTGCGCGGGGCGACAAATGCGCTGCTCGCGCTCGACGATGCGGCGCGCGCGCGCGGCGTGATCGGCGTCTCCACCGGAAACCACGGCCGCGCGCTCGCGTATGCAGCAAAGCAACTGGGCGTGCGCGCCGTAATCTGCATGTCGCGCCTGGTGCCGTCGAACAAGGTTGAGGCGATCCGCGCGCTCGGCGCCGAGGTGCATATCACCGGTGCGAGCCAGGACGAGGCCGAGCAGGAGGTGGCACGCCTCATCGGCACCGAGGGACTCACCCTGCTGCCGCCCTTCGACCACCCCCACGTGATCGCCGGCCAGGGGACTGCGGGCCTTGAGATCCTCGACGACCTGCCATCGGTCGACACCGTGCTCGTGCCCTTATCGGGCGGCGGACTGATCGCCGGCGTCGCACTCGCAATGAAGAGCGCCTCGCGCGACATCCGGGTCATTGGCGTAACGATGGAACGCGGTTGCGCGATGCACGCCAGCCTTGCCGCGGGACGGCCGGTGCAGGTCGAGGAGCTGGAGACACTTGCCGATTCACTAGGTGGCGGTATCGGCCTGGACAATCGCCACACCTTCCGCATGGCCCAGGAGTTGGTCGACGAAACAGTGCTAGTCTCGGAAGCAGAGATCGCACAAGCGATCAGGCACGCCTATCGCGAGGAGCGGCTCATCCTCGAAGGCAGCGGATCGGTCGGTATCGCAGCGCTGCTAAGCGGTCGCGTCGAAAACCCCGGCACCACCGTTGTCCTCGCCAGTGGTCAAAACATCGACATGGCACTGCATCGGCAACTCGTCTGCGAACAGGGCAATGACGGCGCCACCTGA
- a CDS encoding Asp/Glu racemase, translated as MRIDILPTAAHAPAVERARVGLLGLATDLNSEADLRRMLPADIGLYCNRVKHANPMTLEALREVADDLPRAGRDLLPGLTLDVVAYGCTSGTIALGEAETLALLGRAKPSHHQTTPVTASLAALARLGARRVSILTPYRADVNRALGDYYASRGLDVLNVSGLDMDDDYAMTAIPPETIVEAGIRAMAPEADALFISCTALRSSLAVEALEIALDRPVVTSNQAIVWHTLDLTGLTAPEAPGRLFDTLEERAPQ; from the coding sequence TTGCGTATCGACATTCTTCCCACCGCTGCACATGCACCCGCTGTCGAGCGTGCCCGGGTCGGCCTGCTTGGACTGGCCACCGATCTCAACAGTGAGGCTGACCTGCGCCGCATGCTGCCCGCCGATATCGGGCTGTACTGCAACCGCGTCAAGCACGCGAACCCGATGACACTGGAAGCGCTGCGTGAGGTCGCCGACGATCTGCCGCGCGCCGGACGCGATCTGCTGCCGGGGCTCACGCTCGACGTCGTCGCATACGGCTGCACCTCGGGCACCATTGCGCTGGGTGAGGCCGAGACACTCGCGCTGCTCGGCCGTGCCAAGCCATCGCACCACCAGACCACACCGGTCACCGCGAGCCTCGCGGCGCTGGCGCGGCTCGGCGCACGCCGCGTCTCGATCCTGACCCCCTACCGTGCGGACGTAAACCGCGCGCTTGGCGACTACTACGCAAGCCGCGGGCTGGACGTGCTGAATGTGTCGGGCCTCGACATGGACGACGACTACGCAATGACTGCAATCCCGCCGGAAACGATCGTGGAGGCGGGAATCCGTGCGATGGCCCCCGAGGCCGATGCGCTGTTCATCTCGTGCACTGCGCTGCGTTCGAGCCTCGCCGTCGAAGCGCTCGAGATCGCACTCGACCGGCCAGTGGTCACCAGCAACCAGGCGATCGTCTGGCACACGCTGGACCTCACTGGCCTCACCGCACCTGAGGCCCCCGGCCGGCTGTTCGACACCCTAGAGGAACGCGCACCGCAATGA
- a CDS encoding TRAP transporter large permease, translating into MALTILLIMLLMMLAGFPMMIPMLVATFVAFFAYFPNIKTDIMVQQMISGISPVALITVPMFILAADIVTRGRTANRLLDLAMTFFGHIRGGLAVTAAVACTMFGAISGSTQATVVAIGGPLRPRMLKAGYDDKFTTALIINASDIAFLIPPSIGMIVFGIVGKVSIAELFLAGIGPGLLILALFTVFSVWYAWKKDIPLLPRSSWGERLRAMRKAALATFFPVLIVGGLYGGFFSPTEVAAIAVLYAFVLEVFIYRAVKLSDIPSIAYSTGLITGIVFILVGTGAAFSWIISFAQIPQQMIAALGLAEAGPYTILFAISVAFFIGCMFVDPIVVTLIMTPIFMPLVHSAGIDPVLVGTIITMQMAIGSCTPPFGCDIFTACAIFRKPYMEVIRGTPPFIAILLFASLLLIFIPEIALTLPTLAYR; encoded by the coding sequence ATGGCGCTCACGATTCTGCTCATCATGCTCCTGATGATGCTGGCGGGTTTCCCGATGATGATACCGATGCTGGTCGCGACCTTCGTGGCCTTCTTCGCGTACTTCCCCAATATCAAGACTGACATCATGGTGCAGCAGATGATCAGCGGCATCAGTCCGGTGGCATTGATCACGGTACCGATGTTCATTCTCGCGGCCGACATCGTCACCCGCGGACGCACCGCGAACCGGCTGCTCGACCTCGCGATGACCTTCTTCGGCCATATCCGCGGTGGCCTGGCGGTGACGGCAGCCGTGGCCTGCACGATGTTCGGCGCGATCTCGGGCTCGACGCAGGCAACCGTGGTAGCGATCGGCGGACCGCTGCGACCACGCATGCTGAAGGCCGGCTACGACGACAAGTTCACGACCGCGCTGATCATCAACGCCTCCGACATCGCCTTCCTGATCCCGCCCAGCATCGGCATGATCGTGTTCGGCATCGTCGGCAAGGTGTCGATCGCCGAACTCTTCCTTGCCGGCATCGGCCCCGGACTGCTCATTCTCGCGCTGTTTACCGTGTTTTCGGTGTGGTACGCATGGAAGAAGGACATTCCGCTGCTGCCCCGCTCAAGCTGGGGCGAGCGCCTGCGGGCGATGCGCAAGGCCGCGCTCGCGACCTTCTTCCCGGTGCTGATTGTTGGCGGCCTCTACGGCGGCTTTTTCAGCCCGACCGAGGTCGCAGCGATCGCAGTGCTCTACGCCTTTGTGCTGGAAGTATTCATCTACCGCGCGGTAAAGCTCTCGGACATTCCGAGCATCGCCTATTCGACGGGGCTCATCACCGGCATCGTGTTCATCCTCGTCGGTACCGGTGCGGCCTTCTCGTGGATCATCTCCTTTGCCCAGATCCCGCAGCAGATGATCGCCGCGCTCGGGCTTGCCGAGGCCGGACCCTACACCATCCTGTTCGCCATCTCGGTCGCGTTCTTCATTGGCTGCATGTTCGTCGATCCGATTGTCGTCACCCTGATCATGACGCCGATCTTCATGCCGCTGGTGCATTCGGCCGGCATCGACCCCGTGCTCGTCGGCACCATCATCACCATGCAGATGGCCATCGGTTCGTGCACCCCGCCCTTCGGCTGCGACATCTTCACGGCCTGCGCAATCTTCCGCAAACCTTATATGGAAGTGATCCGCGGCACGCCGCCGTTCATCGCAATTCTGCTGTTCGCGTCGCTGCTGCTGATCTTCATCCCCGAGATCGCGCTGACCCTGCCCACACTCGCCTATCGCTGA
- a CDS encoding TRAP transporter small permease, with amino-acid sequence MDKAPSQGLILQTLRCIDQGLAVLEKQLLAWAIILMAVNTLGNVAARIGFNSSLFFSEELNQFLIVLITFVGTSAAARQGRHIRMSALTDMLPLEHRRRALATIQALTAIVLATLAWYATTYILRTQAMGRVTPALQFPMWITLLWIPLGLSIATLQFGLTALVNLRTPGSVHVAPRVREHDEVDMPSI; translated from the coding sequence ATGGACAAAGCGCCCTCGCAGGGTCTGATCCTGCAAACCCTACGTTGCATCGACCAGGGTCTGGCCGTGCTGGAAAAGCAGCTCCTTGCCTGGGCCATCATCCTGATGGCAGTCAATACACTGGGTAACGTCGCAGCCCGCATCGGCTTCAACAGCAGCCTGTTCTTCTCCGAAGAACTCAACCAGTTCCTGATCGTGCTGATTACCTTCGTCGGTACCAGCGCGGCCGCCCGCCAGGGCCGCCACATCCGCATGTCCGCACTGACCGACATGCTTCCCCTCGAACACCGTCGCAGGGCGCTCGCCACGATTCAGGCGCTCACCGCCATCGTGCTCGCGACGCTTGCCTGGTACGCAACAACCTACATCCTGCGCACCCAGGCGATGGGTCGCGTCACCCCGGCACTGCAGTTCCCGATGTGGATCACGCTGTTGTGGATTCCTCTGGGCCTGAGCATCGCAACCCTGCAGTTCGGGCTCACTGCCCTGGTCAATCTGCGTACCCCCGGCAGCGTCCATGTCGCACCCCGTGTGCGTGAGCATGACGAAGTCGACATGCCTTCGATCTGA